One window of Trifolium pratense cultivar HEN17-A07 linkage group LG5, ARS_RC_1.1, whole genome shotgun sequence genomic DNA carries:
- the LOC123887441 gene encoding ABC transporter C family member 8-like, whose product MASLLSMGDFSLICLKDFDLTSLCSLRSIIDTINVLFVCVYYTSLVIGFIRKTSVCRSQTRSWIFQLVSICCALISITFFAISLWDLIYKTGNSNELSWLACIIRGFIWNSLTVSLLIQRVKWIKILNSVWWISSCVLVSALNIEILFKEHAIETFDIVQWLVHFLLLYCALKNIGYLGTHNVQECIYEPVLAQNNETKQTGLGHATFPSKLIFSWVNSILSLGYSKSLALEDIPSLVSEDEAGTAYQSFVHAWESLVRETTNNNTKNLVLWSVVRTYLKENILIAFYALIRTISVAVSPLILYAFVNYSNRTEVDLKQGLSIVGFLILTKLAESLSQRHWFFNSRRSGMKMRSALMVAIYQKQLKLSNLARERHSTGEIVNYIAIDAYRMGEFPWWFHITWTCVLQLVLSIAILFGVVGIGALPGLVPLLICGLLNVPLARMLQNCQLQFMIAQDERLRSTSEILNSMKIIKLQSWEEKFKNVVESLRDKEFKWLSKTQFLKAFGTFLYWLSPTVIPAVVFLGCAYFNSAPLNAETIFTVLTALRNMGDPVLMIPEALSVMIQVKVSFDRINTFMLAEELNNDDNGRNIKQCSVNAMAIQAGNFIWDHESVSPTLKDMNLEIKWGQKIAVCGPVGAGKSSLLYAILGEIPKISGTVYVGSTLAYVSQSSWIQSGTVQDNILFGKPMDKERYENAVKVCALDKDIGDFSYGDLTEIGQRGINISGGQKQRIQLARAVYNDADIYLLDDPFSAVDAHTAAILFNDCVMTALREKTVILVTHQVEFLSEVDTILVMEDGKVIQSGTYENLLTAGTAFEQLVNAHKDAVTELNQDNENKRGSGNDVYANPQDSHPLYLTKKQTDGEISTKDQLEVQLTKEEEKDIGDVGWKPFWDYISYSRMSYMLCFILLAQSAFMALQTASSFWLAFAIEIPKVTSATLIGVYSLISFSSIVFVYLRSYLNAHLGLKASTAFFSSFTTSIFNSPMMFFDSTPVGRILTRASSDLSILDFDIPHSILFALSVAIEILVIICIMVSVTWQVLIVAVPAMVASIFIQQYYQATARELMRINGTTKAPVVNFATETSLGVVTLRAFNMVDRFFKNYLKLVDTDASLFFHSNVAMEWVVLRVEAIQNLTVITAALLLVLLPRGYVSPGLVGLSLYYAFILTTAQIFWTRWFSNLSNHIISVERITQFIHIPVEPPAIVEDNRPPSSWPSKGRIDVQSLEIRYCPNAPLVLKGITCTFQEGSRVGVVGRTGSGKSTLISALFRLVEPSRGDILIDGINICSIGLKDLRTKLSIIPQEPTLFKGNIRTNLDPLGLYSDDEIWKALEKCHLKETISRLPSLLDSSVSDEGGNWSLGQRQLFCLGRVLLKRNRILVLDEATASIDSATDAILQRVIRQEFAECTVITVAHRIPTVIDSDMVMVLSHGKLVEYDEPSKLMNTNSSFSKLVAEYWSSCTKNSFTNISKQQL is encoded by the exons ATGGCTTCTCTTCTGTCAATGG GTGATTTTTCATTGATTTGTCTCAAGGATTTTGATTTAACTTCTTTATGTTCTCTAAGGAGCATAATAGACACTATCAATGTACTTTTTGTCTGTGTCTACTACACGTCTTTGGTAATCGGTTTTATCAGAAAAACTTCTGTATGTAGGAGCCAAACAAGAAGTTGGATTTTCCAACTTGTCTCAATCTGTTGTGCTCTTATTAGCATTACTTTTTTTGCTATTAGCTTGTGGGATCTCATATACAAAACTGGCAACTCTAACGAGCTGAGTTGGTTAGCTTGCATTATAAGAGGATTCATTTGGAATTCATTAACAGTTTCTTTGCTTATTCAGAGAGTCAAATGGATTAAAATACTAAACTCTGTCTGGTGGATATCTTCCTGTGTGTTGGTTTCAGCTCTCAACATTGAAATTCTGTTCAAAGAACATGCCATTGAAACATTTGATATTGTACAGTGGCTTGTGCATTTCCTTCTTCTATACTGTGCCTTAAAAAATATTGGTTACTTAGGAACTCATAATGTCCAAGAATGTATTTATGAGCCAGTATTAGCTCAAAATAATGAAACTAAACAAACAGGACTAGGCCATGCTACCTTTCCCAGCAAGTTGATTTTCTCCTGGGTTAATTCAATACTCAGTTTAGGTTACTCAAAGTCACTAGCTCTAGAAGACATACCCTCCCTTGTTTCCGAAGATGAAGCAGGCACTGCCTATCAAAGCTTTGTGCATGCATGGGAATCCCTTGTAAGGGAGACGACTAATAACAATACAAAGAACTTGGTTCTTTGGTCTGTAGTtagaacttacttaaaagaaaacaTATTAATAGCATTTTATGCATTAATCAGAACTATTTCTGTTGCAGTTTCACCTCTAATACTTTATGCTTTTGTTAACTACTCAAATAGAACTGAGGTAGATCTCAAACAAGGTCTTTCCATAGTTGGTTTTCTGATTCTCACTAAATTGGCTGAGTCGTTGTCTCAAAGACATTGGTTCTTTAACTCAAGGAGGTCAGGAATGAAAATGAGATCAGCTCTGATGGTGGCAATTTATCAAAAACAGCTAAAGCTTTCAAATTTAGCAAGGGAAAGACATTCAACTGGCGAAATTGTGAATTACATTGCAATTGATGCATATAGAATGGGAGAATTTCCATGGTGGTTTCATATAACATGGACTTGTGTATTGCAACTTGTTTTGTCAATTGCTATTCTTTTTGGTGTTGTAGGTATTGGTGCTCTTCCTGGTTTAGTGCCCCTTCTCATCTGTGGACTTCTCAATGTACCACTTGCAAGGATGCTACAAAATTGTCAGCTACAGTTTATGATTGCACAAGATGAACGTCTCAGATCAACTTCAGAGATTCTTAATAGtatgaaaataattaagttaCAATCTTGGGAAGAAAAGTTCAAGAACGTAGTTGAGTCCCTACGAGATAAAGAATTCAAATGGCTGTCTAAGACACAGTTCCTGAAAGCTTTTGGAACATTTCTTTATTGGCTGTCTCCTACAGTTATTCCTGCTGTTGTCTTCCTTGGATGCGCTTATTTCAACAGTGCACCATTGAATGCTGAAACCATTTTTACAGTTCTTACAGCATTGAGGAACATGGGAGATCCTGTTCTTATGATCCCAGAGGCCCTATCTGTTATGATTCAGGTTAAGGTTTCCTTTGATCGCATCAACACATTTATGCTCGCTGAAGAGCTAAATAATGATGATAATGGAAGAAACATAAAGCAATGTTCAGTCAATGCTATGGCAATTCAAGCTGGCAACTTCATTTGGGATCATGAATCTGTGTCCCCCACTTTAAAAGATATGAATTTAGAGATAAAATGGGGACAAAAAATAGCAGTTTGTGGACCAGTTGGAGCCGGAAAATCATCTCTTCTGTATGCAATACTTGGAGAGATTCCTAAGATTTCAGGAACT GTTTATGTAGGCAGCACACTAGCCTATGTATCTCAATCTTCTTGGATACAAAGTGGAACAGTTCAAGATAATATACTCTTCGGCAAGCCAATGGACAAAGAAAGATATGAGAATGCTGTTAAAGTATGTGCGTTAGATAAGGATATTGGTGATTTTAGCTATGGTGATCTTACAGAAATAGGTCAGAGAGGGATTAACATAAGTGGAGGACAAAAGCAAAGGATTCAACTAGCTAGAGCAGTCTACAACGATGCTGATATCTATCTCCTCGATGACCCTTTCAGTGCAGTTGATGCGCACACTGCTGCTATTCTGTTCAAT GACTGTGTCATGACTGCTCTAAGAGAGAAAACAGTCATTCTTGTGACGCATCAAGTAGAGTTTCTCTCGGAAGTTGATACAATATTG GTAATGGAGGATGGAAAAGTTATTCAATCAGGTACTTATGAGAATCTCCTGACAGCTGGGACAGCCTTTGAACAACTTGTGAATGCCCATAAAGATGCAGTTACCGAGCTAAATCaagataatgaaaataaaagaggTTCTGGAAATGATGTTTATGCTAATCCACAAGACTCTCATCCTTTATATCTCACTAAAAAGCAGACTGATGGGGAGATTTCTACCAAGGATCAACTTGAGGTACAACTcacaaaagaggaagaaaaagataTTGGTGATGTTGGCTGGAAGCCATTTTGGGATTATATCTCTTATTCCAGGATGTCATACATGTTGTGTTTTATCTTGTTAGCACAATCTGCTTTTATGGCTTTGCAGACTGCATCATCCTTTTGGCTTGCATTTGCCATTGAAATTCCAAAAGTAACTAGTGCCACCTTGATTGGAGTTTAttcattaatttctttttctagCATTGTGTTTGTATATCTAAGGTCTTACTTAAATGCGCATCTCGGATTAAAAGCTTCTACGGCCTTCTTCTCAAGCTTCACTACATCTATCTTCAATTCCCCGATGATGTTCTTTGATTCAACCCCTGTAGGAAGGATTTTAACCAGA GCTTCATCAGATTTAAGTATTTTGGACTTTGATATTCCTCATTCCATCCTCTTTGCATTATCTGTagcaattgaaattctggtaatAATTTGCATAATGGTTTCAGTCACATGGCAAGTTCTCATTGTTGCTGTTCCTGCAATGGTGGCATCAATATTCATTCAG CAATATTATCAAGCAACTGCAAGGGAACTAATGCGGATCAATGGAACAACTAAAGCTCCAGTCGTGAATTTTGCAACTGAGACATCACTTGGAGTGGTTACTTTAAGAGCATTCAACATGGTAGAcagatttttcaaaaactaCTTAAAACTTGTGGACACAGATGCTTCATTGTTCTTTCATTCTAATGTGGCAATGGAATGGGTAGTTCTAAGGGTTGAAGCAATTCAAAATTTGACTGTCATCACTGCAGCTTTGTTGCTTGTTCTACTTCCTCGTGGATATGTGTCCCCAG GACTTGTGGGATTGTCTCTTTATTATGCTTTTATTTTGACAACAGCCCAAATATTTTGGACTCGATGGTTTTCCAACTTATCAAACCACATTATCTCTGTTGAAAGAATCACTCAATTCATTCACATTCCAGTCGAGCCTCCTGCCATTGTGGAGGATAACCGACCACCGTCTTCATGGCCTTCCAAGGGTAGGATTGATGTTCAAAGCTTAGAG ATTAGATATTGTCCTAATGCTCCATTAGTCCTTAAGGGAATCACTTGTACATTTCAAGAAGGAAGTAGGGTGGGAGTTGTGGGAAGGACTGGAAGTGGAAAAAGTACACTTATAAGTGCTTTGTTTCGCTTAGTTGAGCCTTCAAGAGGTGACATTCTCATAGACGGGATTAATATATGCTCAATCGGGTTGAAAGATCTGAGAACAAAGCTAAGCATCATTCCTCAAGAACCAACACTTTTCAAGGGCAACATTAGGACAAACTTGGACCCTCTTGGCCTGTACTCGGATGATGAAATATGGAAG GCTTTGGAGAAATGTCACTTAAAGGAAACCATCAGCAGGCTACCGAGTCTCTTGGACTCTTCTG TGAGTGATGAAGGTGGAAATTGGAGCTTAGGACAGCGGCAACTGTTTTGTCTTGGAAGGGTACTACTTAAGAGGAACAGAATTCTAGTTCTGGATGAAGCGACAGCATCCATTGATTCTGCCACAGATGCCATTCTACAAAGAGTAATTAGACAAGAATTTGCAGAATGCACAGTTATAACCGTTGCTCACAGAATTCCAACTGTAATAGACAGTGACATGGTCATGGTCCTATCTCATG GGAAACTGGTGGAATATGACGAGCCTTCAAAGCTAATGAACACCAACTCTTCATTCTCTAAGTTGGTAGCTGAATATTGGTCTAGCTGCACCAAGAATTCCTTCACAAACATAAGCAAACAGCAACTATGA